The window aaaaaaagctccaaTAGAACTGACCTGAACTCCTTGACCGTTATCGGCTCGTTCTGACCGGTCATCGGTAGCGGTAACGCGAAATGACCGTTTTGTCCCTAAACCGGTTGAAGGATTTCGAAAAGTGGTCGCGAATTTGATACTATTCATGGTCTTCTTATTCGTGGGCTCTAAGCTCCGGTGAACAGAGCTCGAACGAGAAAGCATCGGAACTCCAATCGCCATACCGAGGAGGAAGACAGAACttgacatctctctctctctccctctctctaaaTCAGTCGTTTTAAAGTGTCACACACAGTCTTGTGAATGGCGTGAACAGAGAGGATAAGAGAGACACGACGCCTACCTAATAAAAAACACATCTCACGTTTGCGTCGGTTTTGCGATATCGCCCAAACGCAAACGCTGAACCACATCCCACGTTTGCGTTTTCTTTCACTTTCATTACGAAATAGAGAGTTCTCGCGGAacagttgtgatttttttttttttttaatttaagaaaacaaaataaaagtgatTAGGGGATACAAAGGAAAGGAAATATTAAAAGATATCGGAATCCTAATTATTTGAGACTAATATACTAATTACAAACCCTAATTATTTAGGTTTAGGGCTTgcgttaattattaatttattatatacataagcACGGCAAAGTTTAAACCAGAGAGAGTCAGAAACTAATTAGAGATGGCGTCGtcgagaaaaagaaagagaacacaCAGGAGAGAAGTACTCAAAGGAAAAGCTAACGATGCTGAAACTTGTGATTATGATGTAACAACAGAAACAAACTTCATCAATGATTTACCTAATTACCTGAGAGCTTACTGTTGCTAGAGATCTTCTCAAGGCTACGTAACCCTAGAGATGTCATTGTTTGCAAAAGCGTGAGCAAGAAGTGGAATTCTGtgctatcttcttcttttcattatgACAAGACCTTCGCTTTGATCCTCAACACACAGCCTCCCTGTGCTACAAACGACACATGCTTAGACGGTTGGAAAGGATTCAATTTAAACAACTATATCGATCCTGAGTTTAATCATTCTCCTGTTTGTGTTCTAGCCTCCTACAAAGACGTCTTGCTATGCATGAAATATCATATTTCACGTCGTAAGCAACGATCACAATACTACATTGTGAGTCCTTTGACAATGCAATGGACCCGTCTTCCTGAAACTCACAAGGTCTTCTCAGTATTTCCTATCGGGTTAACAGGGAATGGCTCGACGGGCAGGTACTATATTGTCAAGCTATTAGCGCCTACACCTTCTACGCTTAATCTTCAAGTCTTGGATTTTAATCGCGGATAATGGAACTCCTATACTATCGAGCATCCGCCTTGGTCACAGTCCGGATGGTGGCCAACGCATTGCCAGGCCTTGAACTTTAATAAAGCTCTACATTGGTTAGCCCACGACGGACCTATTGTAGCTTATAACCCTAAATATAAGCAACAATGCATCATCATCCATCGTTCTCAAGAGATGCGCCATGCTTCTTATGGTGATGATGCGGTCGTTACAGAGACATTAACCGTCTCTATGGGCCATCTACGCATCATTCAGCTCGTTTGTTATCCCTTTCCACGTGAATTACTAAAACCTTTAACATTGAAATTATAAATCTAGCTCGAAACTATTGATGATTCTTAactattttctctctttgtgttttctaGATGATCATCACCATGTTTCTATTTGGACACTCGTGGATTACAAACAGTCCCTGTGGAAACAAGAGCACGACTCTGTCTATTTCAGAGACATGGTTTCTGATATTCCGTGGATACAAGACTACATGCGGGAATATAATCTAAAGACAACTAAGCAACATGATATGTCTTTCGTCATGTCAATTTTCATAAGAATGCAGCCTCCAAAAACCAGAGAGCGGATCATTTTTCCACATCCTTTACTTTGCCATCCAACCAATCCTCTTCTCGTTTACCTGTATTTACCTGAACGTATCGTTTCTCTTGATGTCGCAACAAAAAGGCTGCGGTTAGTGACAAAAGACATCAAAAGAGGCATGCGTACTAAATTTGGCCGATACGAATTCGGATATGACATGGTGATACCAATGGTACTTCACTTAGACCCATCATTGGTCTTGGAACATGAGGGTGTGCTGCTGCCACGTCGTAAGAgaggaataagaagaagaatataattAACGTCAAACTTTTTAGCATGATACTGTATACgaatgttgttttctttttagcCTGCTTAATACAGTACTTCTTACAACACATGATGAAACCAGTCCTTAGACGAAATGTCAAGATATATTTCAGAGCAATTGATTAAGATAACACGAGAGAATCATCTTAGCACTGCTCTACAAGAAAGACGATTATTTGTTTGGTAGACTCGAGGAACAAAAATGTCTACTACAAAAGTGTGTATTACACATAGGAATTCATAAgtttattacaatatattttataacaagATAAAACCATGTGTACTATCATAGTTTCAAGAAAAACCTGACAAAATCATTTCTCAAGGATCTTGCTCATAACACTTCTTGCTAGATCAATACTTCCTTCTGGCTCTTCTACTTCCTCTTCTATTCCGGGTTCTCTGACTGAGATTTCACGTGCGGACAAGGAGCAACGAAGAACAGAGTTAACCTGCTTCCTTAATCTGGCATTATCAATCAGAACCTCCGTCAGCATCTTCCTTACCGCATCGTCTGTTCCACGATGCC is drawn from Camelina sativa cultivar DH55 chromosome 1, Cs, whole genome shotgun sequence and contains these coding sequences:
- the LOC104780741 gene encoding uncharacterized protein LOC104780741, with product MSSSVFLLGMAIGVPMLSRSSSVHRSLEPTNKKTMNSIKFATTFRNPSTGLGTKRSFRVTATDDRSERADNGQGVQEDLNYLLKLGVGSVAGAAIIKYGCVLFPQITRPNLTQALFIIIAPVVISVILLILSSSSSKKQN